The following are from one region of the Hippocampus zosterae strain Florida chromosome 9, ASM2543408v3, whole genome shotgun sequence genome:
- the LOC127607395 gene encoding poly(rC)-binding protein 2 isoform X7, with translation MDSGVIEGGLNVTLTIRLLMHGKEVGSIIGKKGESVKKMREESGARINISEGNCPERIITLAGPTIAIFKAFSMIIDKLEEDITSSMTNSTATSKPPVTLRIVVPASQCGSLIGKGGCKIKEIRESTSAQVQVAGDMLPNSTERAISIAGTPQSIIECVKQICVVMLESPPKGVTIPYRPKPSGSPVIFAGGQAYAVQGQHAIPQPDLTKLHQLAMQQSPFPIAHSNQGFTGIDASAQTSSNEMKIPNELIGCIIGRQGAKINEIRQMSGAQIKIANPVDGSTDRQVTITGSPASISLAEYLINARLSSEATGLAAN, from the exons ATGGACTCCGGTGTGATTGAAGGAGGGCTCAATGTCACCCTTACCATTAGGCTGCTCATGCACGGCAAG GAAGTTGGCAGCATCATTGGAAAG AAAGGCGAATCTGTGAAGAAGATGAGAGAAGAG AGCGGCGCACGCATCAACATCTCTGAGGGCAACTGTCCCGAGAGGATCATCACTCTGGCAGGGCCAACCATCGCCATTTTCAAGGCCTTCTCCATGATCATTGATAAACTGGAAGAG GACATCACCAGCTCGATGACAAACAGCACAGCCACCAGCAAGCCCCCAGTGACCCTCCGCATCGTGGTGCCCGCCAGCCAGTGCGGCTCGCTCATTGGCAAAGGTGGCTGCAAGATTAAAGAAATCCGAGAG TCAACCAGTGCTCAGGTCCAAGTGGCAGGTGACATGCTGCCCAACTCCACGGAGCGCGCCATCAGCATAGCTGGCACGCCCCAGTCGATCATTGAGTGCGTCAAGCAGATCTGTGTTGTCATGCTCGAG TCCCCCCCGAAAGGCGTCACGATTCCCTACCGACCCAAACCTTCAGGATCTCCTGTTATCTTTGCAGGTGGACAG GCGTATGCCGTGCAAGGACAGCATGCCATTCCACAACCAGAT CTCACCAAACTTCACCAGCTGGCTATGCAGCAGAGCCCCTTCCCCATTGCACACAGCAACCAGGGATTCACCG GAATTGACGCTTCCGCTCAAACCAGTTCTAATGAGATGAAAATTCCAAACGAG ctTATTGGCTGCATCATCGGCCGCCAGGGCGCTAAGATCAACGAGATCAGACAAATGTCGGGCGCCCAGATCAAGATTGCAAACCCGGTGGATGGTTCCACCGATCGACAGGTGACCATCACGGGCTCGCCTGCTAGCATCAGCTTGGCAGAATACCTCATCAATGCCAG GCTTTCCTCGGAGGCCACCGGACTGGCAGCCAACTGA
- the LOC127607395 gene encoding poly(rC)-binding protein 2 isoform X6, translated as MDSGVIEGGLNVTLTIRLLMHGKEVGSIIGKKGESVKKMREESGARINISEGNCPERIITLAGPTIAIFKAFSMIIDKLEEDITSSMTNSTATSKPPVTLRIVVPASQCGSLIGKGGCKIKEIRESTSAQVQVAGDMLPNSTERAISIAGTPQSIIECVKQICVVMLESPPKGVTIPYRPKPSGSPVIFAGGQAYAVQGQHAIPQPDSSSAAISPQLTKLHQLAMQQSPFPIAHSNQGFTGIDASAQTSSNEMKIPNELIGCIIGRQGAKINEIRQMSGAQIKIANPVDGSTDRQVTITGSPASISLAEYLINARLSSEATGLAAN; from the exons ATGGACTCCGGTGTGATTGAAGGAGGGCTCAATGTCACCCTTACCATTAGGCTGCTCATGCACGGCAAG GAAGTTGGCAGCATCATTGGAAAG AAAGGCGAATCTGTGAAGAAGATGAGAGAAGAG AGCGGCGCACGCATCAACATCTCTGAGGGCAACTGTCCCGAGAGGATCATCACTCTGGCAGGGCCAACCATCGCCATTTTCAAGGCCTTCTCCATGATCATTGATAAACTGGAAGAG GACATCACCAGCTCGATGACAAACAGCACAGCCACCAGCAAGCCCCCAGTGACCCTCCGCATCGTGGTGCCCGCCAGCCAGTGCGGCTCGCTCATTGGCAAAGGTGGCTGCAAGATTAAAGAAATCCGAGAG TCAACCAGTGCTCAGGTCCAAGTGGCAGGTGACATGCTGCCCAACTCCACGGAGCGCGCCATCAGCATAGCTGGCACGCCCCAGTCGATCATTGAGTGCGTCAAGCAGATCTGTGTTGTCATGCTCGAG TCCCCCCCGAAAGGCGTCACGATTCCCTACCGACCCAAACCTTCAGGATCTCCTGTTATCTTTGCAGGTGGACAG GCGTATGCCGTGCAAGGACAGCATGCCATTCCACAACCAGAT TCTTCCTCTGCTGCTATCTCTCCACAGCTCACCAAACTTCACCAGCTGGCTATGCAGCAGAGCCCCTTCCCCATTGCACACAGCAACCAGGGATTCACCG GAATTGACGCTTCCGCTCAAACCAGTTCTAATGAGATGAAAATTCCAAACGAG ctTATTGGCTGCATCATCGGCCGCCAGGGCGCTAAGATCAACGAGATCAGACAAATGTCGGGCGCCCAGATCAAGATTGCAAACCCGGTGGATGGTTCCACCGATCGACAGGTGACCATCACGGGCTCGCCTGCTAGCATCAGCTTGGCAGAATACCTCATCAATGCCAG GCTTTCCTCGGAGGCCACCGGACTGGCAGCCAACTGA
- the LOC127607395 gene encoding poly(rC)-binding protein 2 isoform X4 encodes MDSGVIEGGLNVTLTIRLLMHGKEVGSIIGKKGESVKKMREESGARINISEGNCPERIITLAGPTIAIFKAFSMIIDKLEEDITSSMTNSTATSKPPVTLRIVVPASQCGSLIGKGGCKIKEIRESTSAQVQVAGDMLPNSTERAISIAGTPQSIIECVKQICVVMLESPPKGVTIPYRPKPSGSPVIFAGGQLTKLHQLAMQQSPFPIAHSNQGFTGIDASAQTSSNEMKIPNELIGCIIGRQGAKINEIRQMSGAQIKIANPVDGSTDRQVTITGSPASISLAEYLINASVESSKPPPPPSSSSSSSSLNPEPSSPCPSSTSTTTTTATATSTSSASSSCVVPPSASIPLSLLPPGPPPSSSSTSSSDPSPACVSSLLTLKPLPLLALHVVSGAANSEPKMAPELGSKSKRRRLSPY; translated from the exons ATGGACTCCGGTGTGATTGAAGGAGGGCTCAATGTCACCCTTACCATTAGGCTGCTCATGCACGGCAAG GAAGTTGGCAGCATCATTGGAAAG AAAGGCGAATCTGTGAAGAAGATGAGAGAAGAG AGCGGCGCACGCATCAACATCTCTGAGGGCAACTGTCCCGAGAGGATCATCACTCTGGCAGGGCCAACCATCGCCATTTTCAAGGCCTTCTCCATGATCATTGATAAACTGGAAGAG GACATCACCAGCTCGATGACAAACAGCACAGCCACCAGCAAGCCCCCAGTGACCCTCCGCATCGTGGTGCCCGCCAGCCAGTGCGGCTCGCTCATTGGCAAAGGTGGCTGCAAGATTAAAGAAATCCGAGAG TCAACCAGTGCTCAGGTCCAAGTGGCAGGTGACATGCTGCCCAACTCCACGGAGCGCGCCATCAGCATAGCTGGCACGCCCCAGTCGATCATTGAGTGCGTCAAGCAGATCTGTGTTGTCATGCTCGAG TCCCCCCCGAAAGGCGTCACGATTCCCTACCGACCCAAACCTTCAGGATCTCCTGTTATCTTTGCAGGTGGACAG CTCACCAAACTTCACCAGCTGGCTATGCAGCAGAGCCCCTTCCCCATTGCACACAGCAACCAGGGATTCACCG GAATTGACGCTTCCGCTCAAACCAGTTCTAATGAGATGAAAATTCCAAACGAG ctTATTGGCTGCATCATCGGCCGCCAGGGCGCTAAGATCAACGAGATCAGACAAATGTCGGGCGCCCAGATCAAGATTGCAAACCCGGTGGATGGTTCCACCGATCGACAGGTGACCATCACGGGCTCGCCTGCTAGCATCAGCTTGGCAGAATACCTCATCAATGCCAG TGTAGAGTCCTCtaaacctcctcctcctccctcctcctcctcctcttcctcctccttgaaCCCCGAACCGAGCAGCCCGTGCCCTTCCTCCACCtctactactactaccactGCTACTGCTACTAGCACCTCCTCTGCTTCCTCCTCCTGTGTGGTGCCCCCCTCAGCCTCCATCCCTCTGTCCTTGTTACCTCCTGggcctcctccttcttcctcctccacatcCTCCTCCGACCCCTCACCTGCCTGTGTGTCCAGTCTCCTCACACTCAAGCCCCTGCCTCTGCTGGCCCTCCATGTTGTCAGCGGGGCCGCCAATTCTGAGCCCAAAATGGCCCCCGAGCTGGGCTCCAAGTCCAAGCGGCGACGGCTCTCCCCTTACTAG
- the LOC127607395 gene encoding poly(rC)-binding protein 2 isoform X2, protein MDSGVIEGGLNVTLTIRLLMHGKEVGSIIGKKGESVKKMREESGARINISEGNCPERIITLAGPTIAIFKAFSMIIDKLEEDITSSMTNSTATSKPPVTLRIVVPASQCGSLIGKGGCKIKEIRESTSAQVQVAGDMLPNSTERAISIAGTPQSIIECVKQICVVMLESPPKGVTIPYRPKPSGSPVIFAGGQAYAVQGQHAIPQPDLTKLHQLAMQQSPFPIAHSNQGFTGIDASAQTSSNEMKIPNELIGCIIGRQGAKINEIRQMSGAQIKIANPVDGSTDRQVTITGSPASISLAEYLINASVESSKPPPPPSSSSSSSSLNPEPSSPCPSSTSTTTTTATATSTSSASSSCVVPPSASIPLSLLPPGPPPSSSSTSSSDPSPACVSSLLTLKPLPLLALHVVSGAANSEPKMAPELGSKSKRRRLSPY, encoded by the exons ATGGACTCCGGTGTGATTGAAGGAGGGCTCAATGTCACCCTTACCATTAGGCTGCTCATGCACGGCAAG GAAGTTGGCAGCATCATTGGAAAG AAAGGCGAATCTGTGAAGAAGATGAGAGAAGAG AGCGGCGCACGCATCAACATCTCTGAGGGCAACTGTCCCGAGAGGATCATCACTCTGGCAGGGCCAACCATCGCCATTTTCAAGGCCTTCTCCATGATCATTGATAAACTGGAAGAG GACATCACCAGCTCGATGACAAACAGCACAGCCACCAGCAAGCCCCCAGTGACCCTCCGCATCGTGGTGCCCGCCAGCCAGTGCGGCTCGCTCATTGGCAAAGGTGGCTGCAAGATTAAAGAAATCCGAGAG TCAACCAGTGCTCAGGTCCAAGTGGCAGGTGACATGCTGCCCAACTCCACGGAGCGCGCCATCAGCATAGCTGGCACGCCCCAGTCGATCATTGAGTGCGTCAAGCAGATCTGTGTTGTCATGCTCGAG TCCCCCCCGAAAGGCGTCACGATTCCCTACCGACCCAAACCTTCAGGATCTCCTGTTATCTTTGCAGGTGGACAG GCGTATGCCGTGCAAGGACAGCATGCCATTCCACAACCAGAT CTCACCAAACTTCACCAGCTGGCTATGCAGCAGAGCCCCTTCCCCATTGCACACAGCAACCAGGGATTCACCG GAATTGACGCTTCCGCTCAAACCAGTTCTAATGAGATGAAAATTCCAAACGAG ctTATTGGCTGCATCATCGGCCGCCAGGGCGCTAAGATCAACGAGATCAGACAAATGTCGGGCGCCCAGATCAAGATTGCAAACCCGGTGGATGGTTCCACCGATCGACAGGTGACCATCACGGGCTCGCCTGCTAGCATCAGCTTGGCAGAATACCTCATCAATGCCAG TGTAGAGTCCTCtaaacctcctcctcctccctcctcctcctcctcttcctcctccttgaaCCCCGAACCGAGCAGCCCGTGCCCTTCCTCCACCtctactactactaccactGCTACTGCTACTAGCACCTCCTCTGCTTCCTCCTCCTGTGTGGTGCCCCCCTCAGCCTCCATCCCTCTGTCCTTGTTACCTCCTGggcctcctccttcttcctcctccacatcCTCCTCCGACCCCTCACCTGCCTGTGTGTCCAGTCTCCTCACACTCAAGCCCCTGCCTCTGCTGGCCCTCCATGTTGTCAGCGGGGCCGCCAATTCTGAGCCCAAAATGGCCCCCGAGCTGGGCTCCAAGTCCAAGCGGCGACGGCTCTCCCCTTACTAG
- the LOC127607395 gene encoding poly(rC)-binding protein 2 isoform X1 produces the protein MDSGVIEGGLNVTLTIRLLMHGKEVGSIIGKKGESVKKMREESGARINISEGNCPERIITLAGPTIAIFKAFSMIIDKLEEDITSSMTNSTATSKPPVTLRIVVPASQCGSLIGKGGCKIKEIRESTSAQVQVAGDMLPNSTERAISIAGTPQSIIECVKQICVVMLESPPKGVTIPYRPKPSGSPVIFAGGQAYAVQGQHAIPQPDSSSAAISPQLTKLHQLAMQQSPFPIAHSNQGFTGIDASAQTSSNEMKIPNELIGCIIGRQGAKINEIRQMSGAQIKIANPVDGSTDRQVTITGSPASISLAEYLINASVESSKPPPPPSSSSSSSSLNPEPSSPCPSSTSTTTTTATATSTSSASSSCVVPPSASIPLSLLPPGPPPSSSSTSSSDPSPACVSSLLTLKPLPLLALHVVSGAANSEPKMAPELGSKSKRRRLSPY, from the exons ATGGACTCCGGTGTGATTGAAGGAGGGCTCAATGTCACCCTTACCATTAGGCTGCTCATGCACGGCAAG GAAGTTGGCAGCATCATTGGAAAG AAAGGCGAATCTGTGAAGAAGATGAGAGAAGAG AGCGGCGCACGCATCAACATCTCTGAGGGCAACTGTCCCGAGAGGATCATCACTCTGGCAGGGCCAACCATCGCCATTTTCAAGGCCTTCTCCATGATCATTGATAAACTGGAAGAG GACATCACCAGCTCGATGACAAACAGCACAGCCACCAGCAAGCCCCCAGTGACCCTCCGCATCGTGGTGCCCGCCAGCCAGTGCGGCTCGCTCATTGGCAAAGGTGGCTGCAAGATTAAAGAAATCCGAGAG TCAACCAGTGCTCAGGTCCAAGTGGCAGGTGACATGCTGCCCAACTCCACGGAGCGCGCCATCAGCATAGCTGGCACGCCCCAGTCGATCATTGAGTGCGTCAAGCAGATCTGTGTTGTCATGCTCGAG TCCCCCCCGAAAGGCGTCACGATTCCCTACCGACCCAAACCTTCAGGATCTCCTGTTATCTTTGCAGGTGGACAG GCGTATGCCGTGCAAGGACAGCATGCCATTCCACAACCAGAT TCTTCCTCTGCTGCTATCTCTCCACAGCTCACCAAACTTCACCAGCTGGCTATGCAGCAGAGCCCCTTCCCCATTGCACACAGCAACCAGGGATTCACCG GAATTGACGCTTCCGCTCAAACCAGTTCTAATGAGATGAAAATTCCAAACGAG ctTATTGGCTGCATCATCGGCCGCCAGGGCGCTAAGATCAACGAGATCAGACAAATGTCGGGCGCCCAGATCAAGATTGCAAACCCGGTGGATGGTTCCACCGATCGACAGGTGACCATCACGGGCTCGCCTGCTAGCATCAGCTTGGCAGAATACCTCATCAATGCCAG TGTAGAGTCCTCtaaacctcctcctcctccctcctcctcctcctcttcctcctccttgaaCCCCGAACCGAGCAGCCCGTGCCCTTCCTCCACCtctactactactaccactGCTACTGCTACTAGCACCTCCTCTGCTTCCTCCTCCTGTGTGGTGCCCCCCTCAGCCTCCATCCCTCTGTCCTTGTTACCTCCTGggcctcctccttcttcctcctccacatcCTCCTCCGACCCCTCACCTGCCTGTGTGTCCAGTCTCCTCACACTCAAGCCCCTGCCTCTGCTGGCCCTCCATGTTGTCAGCGGGGCCGCCAATTCTGAGCCCAAAATGGCCCCCGAGCTGGGCTCCAAGTCCAAGCGGCGACGGCTCTCCCCTTACTAG
- the LOC127607395 gene encoding poly(rC)-binding protein 2 isoform X5, whose protein sequence is MREESGARINISEGNCPERIITLAGPTIAIFKAFSMIIDKLEEDITSSMTNSTATSKPPVTLRIVVPASQCGSLIGKGGCKIKEIRESTSAQVQVAGDMLPNSTERAISIAGTPQSIIECVKQICVVMLESPPKGVTIPYRPKPSGSPVIFAGGQAYAVQGQHAIPQPDSSSAAISPQLTKLHQLAMQQSPFPIAHSNQGFTGIDASAQTSSNEMKIPNELIGCIIGRQGAKINEIRQMSGAQIKIANPVDGSTDRQVTITGSPASISLAEYLINASVESSKPPPPPSSSSSSSSLNPEPSSPCPSSTSTTTTTATATSTSSASSSCVVPPSASIPLSLLPPGPPPSSSSTSSSDPSPACVSSLLTLKPLPLLALHVVSGAANSEPKMAPELGSKSKRRRLSPY, encoded by the exons ATGAGAGAAGAG AGCGGCGCACGCATCAACATCTCTGAGGGCAACTGTCCCGAGAGGATCATCACTCTGGCAGGGCCAACCATCGCCATTTTCAAGGCCTTCTCCATGATCATTGATAAACTGGAAGAG GACATCACCAGCTCGATGACAAACAGCACAGCCACCAGCAAGCCCCCAGTGACCCTCCGCATCGTGGTGCCCGCCAGCCAGTGCGGCTCGCTCATTGGCAAAGGTGGCTGCAAGATTAAAGAAATCCGAGAG TCAACCAGTGCTCAGGTCCAAGTGGCAGGTGACATGCTGCCCAACTCCACGGAGCGCGCCATCAGCATAGCTGGCACGCCCCAGTCGATCATTGAGTGCGTCAAGCAGATCTGTGTTGTCATGCTCGAG TCCCCCCCGAAAGGCGTCACGATTCCCTACCGACCCAAACCTTCAGGATCTCCTGTTATCTTTGCAGGTGGACAG GCGTATGCCGTGCAAGGACAGCATGCCATTCCACAACCAGAT TCTTCCTCTGCTGCTATCTCTCCACAGCTCACCAAACTTCACCAGCTGGCTATGCAGCAGAGCCCCTTCCCCATTGCACACAGCAACCAGGGATTCACCG GAATTGACGCTTCCGCTCAAACCAGTTCTAATGAGATGAAAATTCCAAACGAG ctTATTGGCTGCATCATCGGCCGCCAGGGCGCTAAGATCAACGAGATCAGACAAATGTCGGGCGCCCAGATCAAGATTGCAAACCCGGTGGATGGTTCCACCGATCGACAGGTGACCATCACGGGCTCGCCTGCTAGCATCAGCTTGGCAGAATACCTCATCAATGCCAG TGTAGAGTCCTCtaaacctcctcctcctccctcctcctcctcctcttcctcctccttgaaCCCCGAACCGAGCAGCCCGTGCCCTTCCTCCACCtctactactactaccactGCTACTGCTACTAGCACCTCCTCTGCTTCCTCCTCCTGTGTGGTGCCCCCCTCAGCCTCCATCCCTCTGTCCTTGTTACCTCCTGggcctcctccttcttcctcctccacatcCTCCTCCGACCCCTCACCTGCCTGTGTGTCCAGTCTCCTCACACTCAAGCCCCTGCCTCTGCTGGCCCTCCATGTTGTCAGCGGGGCCGCCAATTCTGAGCCCAAAATGGCCCCCGAGCTGGGCTCCAAGTCCAAGCGGCGACGGCTCTCCCCTTACTAG
- the LOC127607395 gene encoding poly(rC)-binding protein 2 isoform X3 has translation MDSGVIEGGLNVTLTIRLLMHGKEVGSIIGKKGESVKKMREESGARINISEGNCPERIITLAGPTIAIFKAFSMIIDKLEEDITSSMTNSTATSKPPVTLRIVVPASQCGSLIGKGGCKIKEIRESTSAQVQVAGDMLPNSTERAISIAGTPQSIIECVKQICVVMLESPPKGVTIPYRPKPSGSPVIFAGGQSSSAAISPQLTKLHQLAMQQSPFPIAHSNQGFTGIDASAQTSSNEMKIPNELIGCIIGRQGAKINEIRQMSGAQIKIANPVDGSTDRQVTITGSPASISLAEYLINASVESSKPPPPPSSSSSSSSLNPEPSSPCPSSTSTTTTTATATSTSSASSSCVVPPSASIPLSLLPPGPPPSSSSTSSSDPSPACVSSLLTLKPLPLLALHVVSGAANSEPKMAPELGSKSKRRRLSPY, from the exons ATGGACTCCGGTGTGATTGAAGGAGGGCTCAATGTCACCCTTACCATTAGGCTGCTCATGCACGGCAAG GAAGTTGGCAGCATCATTGGAAAG AAAGGCGAATCTGTGAAGAAGATGAGAGAAGAG AGCGGCGCACGCATCAACATCTCTGAGGGCAACTGTCCCGAGAGGATCATCACTCTGGCAGGGCCAACCATCGCCATTTTCAAGGCCTTCTCCATGATCATTGATAAACTGGAAGAG GACATCACCAGCTCGATGACAAACAGCACAGCCACCAGCAAGCCCCCAGTGACCCTCCGCATCGTGGTGCCCGCCAGCCAGTGCGGCTCGCTCATTGGCAAAGGTGGCTGCAAGATTAAAGAAATCCGAGAG TCAACCAGTGCTCAGGTCCAAGTGGCAGGTGACATGCTGCCCAACTCCACGGAGCGCGCCATCAGCATAGCTGGCACGCCCCAGTCGATCATTGAGTGCGTCAAGCAGATCTGTGTTGTCATGCTCGAG TCCCCCCCGAAAGGCGTCACGATTCCCTACCGACCCAAACCTTCAGGATCTCCTGTTATCTTTGCAGGTGGACAG TCTTCCTCTGCTGCTATCTCTCCACAGCTCACCAAACTTCACCAGCTGGCTATGCAGCAGAGCCCCTTCCCCATTGCACACAGCAACCAGGGATTCACCG GAATTGACGCTTCCGCTCAAACCAGTTCTAATGAGATGAAAATTCCAAACGAG ctTATTGGCTGCATCATCGGCCGCCAGGGCGCTAAGATCAACGAGATCAGACAAATGTCGGGCGCCCAGATCAAGATTGCAAACCCGGTGGATGGTTCCACCGATCGACAGGTGACCATCACGGGCTCGCCTGCTAGCATCAGCTTGGCAGAATACCTCATCAATGCCAG TGTAGAGTCCTCtaaacctcctcctcctccctcctcctcctcctcttcctcctccttgaaCCCCGAACCGAGCAGCCCGTGCCCTTCCTCCACCtctactactactaccactGCTACTGCTACTAGCACCTCCTCTGCTTCCTCCTCCTGTGTGGTGCCCCCCTCAGCCTCCATCCCTCTGTCCTTGTTACCTCCTGggcctcctccttcttcctcctccacatcCTCCTCCGACCCCTCACCTGCCTGTGTGTCCAGTCTCCTCACACTCAAGCCCCTGCCTCTGCTGGCCCTCCATGTTGTCAGCGGGGCCGCCAATTCTGAGCCCAAAATGGCCCCCGAGCTGGGCTCCAAGTCCAAGCGGCGACGGCTCTCCCCTTACTAG